TAAGAAACCTGTGAATATCATGGAAaagatataaatatttaaatctttattattattattattattttattcaattcTGTATTTAATTCTTTGTTTGGCCCTAAGTCGCCCTATACAATGCCTTACCGAGATGAGCATGTGCCATTATCCTCATCTCCAGGAGCATGTTTGATGTCCACTGTTTCCACTTTAGGACATGGTAAAGTATTTCCTTGAACAAGAGGAGAGAGATCTAACAAAAGAAGACAGTTTTAGTGAGTAACAAAACAATTTGGGTGTAAATTGATATTTGAATAAGATGTGTTGTAGAATTCCAAACAGAGCAGTTATGCAGTCAAGTGAGTTTGTTTCCTCAACTTGCCTTGGAAGCTGAAGACAAAAACAGCACTCCCTCCCTTGAGGAAGTCACTGGATTTGATCTCTTCGGAATCAGTAAAACCACTGAAACCAAACGCTGCTCCAGCAAAAAACGTCTCACCATAGGCATCTACAATTTGATTTCCCCTCTCACGAGGATTGCCCCAAACATAGTTACCTGTTAAAAGCATATAGATGATCAAGAGCAAGTCAGGTGGAACCTCAGGGCCTGATGTATGTACATTTGCAAACTTAGTGTGATACTAAGGTCTACGTCATATTTACAAAACCTACAGCTTTGAAGCAATcgtttgtttgctgtttttggttgattttgaacacaaagggaaaaggaaaattAGAAGCTTAAGTTAATGGCATGTCATGGAAATACTTGTGTATTTACTTAATGGGGTAAAGAATGTGTAgtttaataaattattattgtGGAAAGCCATCCTGATGTATAATTTAACTCTTGATTGTGTTTAAGGTTAACATCTGGATAACGTGACATTGTATGTACGTCACAAGTCTAttacagttttacattttttaataaccAGAGAGGAAATACTGTTACATACAATAGGGTAAAGAGTAAAACAAAAATTTGATTTCtacgtgttttttttcaacttacCATTGGTGAATTGGCTTAAGTCAGTGGTGTAGCTCCGTTGCTTTGACATCTGCAGCTGCATATTGGGTTTCTGATCCAGAATTTTGAAGGTCACCTGCCTTTGTTGGCAAGGCCACACCAGCTTGTAATCATTTTCACCAGACAAGAGCTGCATATACACGCCGACGGTTCCATTGTTTGGCAGAATCAGAAACCTGTAAGCATAGCCTCCACTGGAGTAGTGCCGTGGACTGGCCAGAATCTGTCTAGTCTTCAAAATGCTCTCAAAATCATCGATCTGCATGGTCACGTGTGGACATTCGATCTCGGACAGATTGATGTCGTCAATTGAGAAGCCACCTGAAGAGCTCCCTGCTCCTTTACGAACCTCAAACTCAACTTTGAAGGTCTTGGTGGCATTGAGGGAAACATGCTTGAGCTGCCAGTACGATGTTCGTGAACCTGGAGAAAACGTTTTCGGATGACTTAGTTACATCACTTTAATATCAATACCTGCACTATGATTTTTAACTTTCAAATATCTGAGTCTTAAATATTATTTAGAGCAGATTGTAACATAATCATACAGCTTGAGATTACCAGTGATCTGTCCCATAAGGCGGCGTGTTCCTGAGGAGTCCTGTTCATCTTGAAACTCTCTGATCCAGATGTTGAGTTGGTCTGCTCCGTTTCCACTGTGATAATAGTAGAACTGGAGGCACTGGACGTGACATTCCCTATTGGGTCTCATCTCCTGGGTCTGTAGCCAGGCCGAGTCCCCTTCTTGAGCTGATGCTGTGCTAGCATGCATGAAGTAACCCGTATCACCACCTACAACATTGTTttccaaaacaaatgtgttATGATGGACTTTCCAATGATTTTAGGTAAATGATTAAAGCAAATGATAAATTGGCAAGATTTACATATAGGATTTTCTTCAAACTTATTTCTCACACGTGAAACTTAGTTTGCCGtcatggtggtgtggtggttagcactgtgaCCTCACAGTAAGAAGCTTCTGGGTTCTATAccacccagcggcctttctATGCAGagtttgcatgttttattaGTGTCTGCGTGgcttctctccgggtactccagcttcctcccacagtccaaagtcaTGCTTTTCATCTTTGATatcgcttatagttagggctggctcaggttagcccggaccagcccttagttaagctgctataggcttagactgccgggggacttcttaggacacacagaGCTCCACTGTCACTCTCTTTCTGCAATAAAAagcgttttattaatgcacatgacaaaTTCAACTTCTTTCCCGGGAGTTTTTTGTACTTTCTatcctagcaggtctccgtagatcgtagttccttctggaccctggtcctgacacctgtatgtacatatacattgttcattctgtacacatggcatatattgtagtctgtccatcccgggagtgggatccctcctctgacgttctccctaaggtttcttcccttttttttccccaaggaagggttttttcattttttcctgtgctgatatGAGGggtttgggacagaggatgtcgcatgtgtacagaatgtaaagccctctgaggcaaatttgttatTTGCGATTTTGAATTGGATTGAATGCTTTGGGGGTTAGGTTAGTTGGTGACTAATTTCGTCAGCCGACTGGCGACCACACTCACAATGTACTCCATACATATCTGGTATCAAATGAAATAAGGGAACCAGGTAGTACCAAAATTTCATACAACATTTTGTTGCCATGCAATGGCTGGGGAAAATGGAGACCCACCAAGGAGctttgacattacattacacataacttagctgacgcttttatccagagcaacttaaaaatgcatttttaacccatcgctttttacatttttgccttgggagcagttaggggttatgtgtcttgctcaagAGGTACCCAGCTGGATAGAGACAGGGAATATTGTGGATCGTGGTTGGCGCCTTAACAAGTTGAACAATAATTGTAGCATATTAAGCTGTTTACAATTAGTTAAAAGATCTTACCAGAATCCCCTCCACTTGGTAGATTGGTGTGGTCGGACTTTGGACCAGCGACAACATTCGTTACCATTTCCCAGCTGCTGCCCCCCTTTGAGCATTGATTCATTTCACACATGGTCCCATTAGAGAAATCACAGTACATCTTTGATGCAATCGTCGTGTCTGTAGAGGTGAATGAATAACACAAGATTgatataaaatgtgaaaaattctGTGCTAAAAGTCTGCAGAACAAAAATGTGAAGGCCTTTTTCAGGAACGAAAGTGTTAGCGTTGTGAAGCATTAGGTCAGGCTTGTATTGTAATAGAGGTACACTAATGGTTCCCCCCCTTTACGAAACCAAGTACAGTAGTTTTAGTTTCCGTAACTTAACTTAAACACAGAGGTgacagatacattttttttgtaacagcaatttcttttattttagtaCTGTCATTTAATAATTCTCAATTGCTGTGCCAGATGAGTAAAACGTAAATATTAGTCGTTAAATAAAGGATACGTTTTTTTAGTTTAATGACACAATACTTTCCAGTGGATATTATGTTCACACAAAGTTGAATGATATAAGTATGAACAAATAATGGTTGGTGCCTTTAAACTTCAAACACTTACTGCATTTGTAGAGAAGGTTCAGCTCCAAAACATCACTGGGACTCACTTCCAGTCTTTGACCAATAACATCCTGAAATTTGGGGTCTTTGGTGATAATTGTTGGCCCGGTTCCTTTgctgaatgcatttttttcGTAGTGCATCACCGACGAGTAGTCGTACGGGACTCCGTGGGTGGTGGTGATTTCGTTGCTAACTCGAAAGTTGTGCTCCATACCTTGAAGACACatgaaaaacaactttcaaaTTCCACctactgtaatgtaatatatgtacATGGTATATATGTACGTCTAATGTAAATGACAAATAATATAAACCTAAGAGCAGATAAGAAGGATAAAGCATAATTCACTAATCATTAATGCGATAACCGCGGAAACGAAACCGCATCACTGACGAGTAGTCGTACAGGACTCCGTGGGTGATGGTGATTTCGTTGCTAACTTGAAAGTTGTCCTCCTTACCTTGAAGACTAATAAAAGACAACTTTCAACTACAGCctactgtaatgtaatatattccAACATTTATATGTCTATTGTAATTACTAATAATGGATAAGATGGATAAAACATAATTCACTAATCATTAGGGTTGTCAAAATGAacacgttaatctatgcgattattgtggcagagattaatgcgataaaatattttaacgccgCATTGTATAATGCGATAACCGCGGAAACGAAACCGCTGCGTGCTGCAGTCTGGAAAGACCGAGATGGTCGTTTGAAGATGAGCAGAGCTTTTTGAATTGGAAGTAGACAAACAGAGACGCGACATACAgcgaactgtgcagaggaatttgtcCATGTGTCAAATAGAatgggggtgagtggcaaactgAACACTTACTgccaggctaagctagctgctaggctacctccatctcaacatctacccggCACATAGTCTGCAAAGGACCACCACGGTGTCCCTGAAAGACTGTGGTTTTTGAAAAGTCcaggctaaatgtggggagattgttggcacttcaaacacagccattAAATGATGAAAGAGTttacgaggacaacaggaagagtcgctagctCAACATGTTCCAACACGTTGATCACGTTTGtacttttgtgtttaaaaaaatacaattaaacaacagtgtctacaatacacactttctaaagttaTTACGCCTTGATTTATAAGTctctggaagaaaaacaacatttaattgCAGTTAATgaaattcaaaatgtgagatcaattagttcattttttttatctatcTATCAGCCCTAACTGATTTGAACATAATATtagaagacaataaaaaagaacaGTTTTAACTCAACCTGCTTGGATGTTCTCGAATAGGATGGTCACATAATCATCTCTGTCATTTCTGGATTGCTCATGGTAGAAGCCAAAAGCATGAAGGAACTCATGTTCAACGATGGCAACGTGATCACAGAATGCCCCGATAGAAGGATCTTGTCCTCCAGGTTGAGTGTTTCGCCCAATATATGAAAAACATCTAAAACAGGCACTCATGaataaacttttgaccacaaatGTCATTTATCAAAGCTTAAGttaaaaggaagaggaaaagtaTGCTAAGGAAATAAAATTAACCAAATGtgctgaaagaaaatgaatctAAGTGTTAGCGCAACTAATATTGAATTGCTGTCATTGACAAATAgcaaacaacaaagacaaaagaaactAAGAAGTGAAGAACCTACAATACGTACCCcttccaagatggcgccgttgatggccgcctcggtgcttcggtgcgcttcgttttttgttgtttttgttgttaattatgtttcctgctgcgattcctggagctctttcaccagagatgagctcttgaacattcgtggaacaactccagcggagttacttccaact
This genomic stretch from Gasterosteus aculeatus chromosome 20, fGasAcu3.hap1.1, whole genome shotgun sequence harbors:
- the LOC144389458 gene encoding meprin A subunit beta-like; protein product: MEHNFRVSNEITTTHGVPYDYSSVMHYEKNAFSKGTGPTIITKDPKFQDVIGQRLEVSPSDVLELNLLYKCNTTIASKMYCDFSNGTMCEMNQCSKGGSSWEMVTNVVAGPKSDHTNLPSGGDSGGDTGYFMHASTASAQEGDSAWLQTQEMRPNRECHVQCLQFYYYHSGNGADQLNIWIREFQDEQDSSGTRRLMGQITGSRTSYWQLKHVSLNATKTFKVEFEVRKGAGSSSGGFSIDDINLSEIECPHVTMQIDDFESILKTRQILASPRHYSSGGYAYRFLILPNNGTVGVYMQLLSGENDYKLVWPCQQRQVTFKILDQKPNMQLQMSKQRSYTTDLSQFTNGNYVWGNPRERGNQIVDAYGETFFAGAAFGFSGFTDSEEIKSSDFLKGGSAVFVFSFQDLSPLVQGNTLPCPKVETVDIKHAPGDEDNGTCSSRFLTTSPPTTRPPTTTSPPPTATSPPPTATSPPPTATSPPPTSTPNRYQSTRYRYQSTPYRY